In the genome of Deinococcus sp. KSM4-11, one region contains:
- a CDS encoding alpha-amylase family glycosyl hydrolase: MKRFHTVACGVLMPVLTLSLAACGLIKTPATAAHDWRDDTIYFALTDRFSNGNTANDNGPNRDAGDVADKTNPLAWHGGDFAGLKAKIDDGYFKRMGFTAIWISPVVLQVPAIAGPTSGPNTGKLFAGYHGYWAEDFFKVDPHFGTLAEYKALIQDAHKNNIRIVQDVVVNHAGYGATLTKTHRDWFRIDEKDPQGNITKKECGTDNTTMCLADLPDFRQELPQVTAYLNDFIKYWRDTTGIDGLRIDTMKHVPDAYWQQFFAKGGAGDPSKLWSVGEVFDGNPAYTARFMNDLGAPSVFDFALYYAFKDQMSSAGGNLDRMADVFAQDGVYRDATRLTTFVDNHDVRRFVNEVTSRGGTAAQAAERLDMALSTQYFSRGTPSVYQGTEYAQVGEGDPYNFPTGQGNREDMDFSKLASSTLDERLGALAQARRSYTALTRGAQQELWRPNGGAPVLAYRRVVSGVKGTAGQPVVFVVNNGDTAVDLSTLSGGGIPLLGTFTGTTLTEITGRTHDLSVSSGKLVGTLAPRSVLAVTAPAGSGASGTVNPALPEVTALAATPGDSAVNLTWTPSTDPAVSGYRVYAKTGTGAERLLNFAPLPATQGSYLARGVTNDIATTFRVVTVDAGGAESKGATVTATPSATNTTKVTFTVDARSQGNGPIELRRFDTGSQVVYPMTQNMRGIWKTQIDLPLYREISFKFGNTGASAKNSGYEGDGQGNRSYVVGTGGNAYSGTYDFIDVPAPTTVIEGTVKGAGTPLAGALVEATTANPKQNYALTFPDGTYTLFAPAGAQTLRASADGFDAATRSATSPQTGADFNLSALTGTVVGKYRIDGKLGDWTAPKVNVQSPAEGGFGPDNNWLTLQADSDATYLYLAYTYRVSGNSAIVYLDTKAGGATQADTFDAWKRAATFSGGMGGVDAFVARFDNQNPELRLVTSATATSVVSSSAYTVVSTGTLPAQTVEMAIPWTALGLSGAPASGVNVVAGIFGGDGYGAGDIIPDAGSTPAGANTRDCANSCRATFTAPLNVK; this comes from the coding sequence ATGAAGCGCTTCCACACTGTTGCCTGCGGCGTCCTGATGCCTGTTCTGACCCTCTCCCTGGCCGCCTGCGGACTGATCAAGACGCCCGCGACCGCAGCGCACGACTGGCGCGACGACACCATCTACTTCGCCCTGACGGACCGCTTCTCGAACGGGAATACGGCCAACGACAACGGCCCGAACAGGGACGCCGGGGACGTGGCCGACAAGACCAATCCTCTGGCCTGGCACGGTGGGGACTTCGCGGGCCTGAAAGCGAAGATCGACGACGGGTATTTCAAGCGCATGGGCTTCACCGCCATCTGGATCAGCCCGGTGGTCCTCCAGGTGCCGGCCATCGCGGGACCGACCAGCGGGCCGAATACGGGCAAGCTGTTCGCCGGCTACCACGGCTACTGGGCCGAGGACTTCTTCAAGGTCGATCCGCACTTCGGCACCCTTGCCGAGTACAAGGCGCTGATCCAGGACGCCCACAAGAACAACATTCGCATCGTTCAGGACGTGGTGGTGAACCACGCCGGGTACGGCGCGACCCTGACGAAAACACACCGTGACTGGTTCCGGATCGACGAAAAAGATCCGCAGGGCAACATCACCAAGAAGGAGTGCGGAACCGACAACACGACGATGTGCCTGGCCGACCTCCCGGACTTCCGACAGGAGCTGCCCCAAGTCACCGCCTACCTGAACGACTTCATCAAGTACTGGCGCGATACGACCGGCATCGACGGCCTGCGGATCGACACCATGAAACACGTGCCGGACGCGTACTGGCAGCAGTTCTTCGCCAAGGGCGGCGCGGGCGATCCCAGCAAGCTGTGGTCGGTGGGCGAGGTGTTCGACGGCAATCCTGCGTATACGGCGCGGTTCATGAACGACCTGGGGGCGCCCAGCGTGTTCGACTTCGCGCTGTACTACGCCTTCAAGGATCAGATGAGTTCGGCGGGTGGGAACCTCGACCGCATGGCCGACGTGTTCGCGCAGGACGGCGTGTACCGGGATGCCACGCGCCTGACGACCTTCGTGGACAACCACGACGTGCGGCGCTTCGTGAACGAGGTGACCTCGCGCGGCGGCACGGCAGCGCAGGCGGCCGAGCGGCTGGACATGGCCCTCTCGACCCAATACTTCTCGCGCGGCACGCCCAGCGTGTACCAGGGCACCGAGTACGCGCAGGTGGGCGAGGGTGATCCGTACAACTTCCCGACCGGCCAGGGCAACCGCGAGGACATGGACTTCAGCAAGCTGGCCAGCAGCACGCTGGACGAGCGGCTGGGCGCGCTGGCCCAGGCCCGCCGCAGCTACACGGCCCTGACGCGCGGCGCGCAGCAGGAGCTGTGGAGGCCCAACGGCGGCGCACCTGTCCTGGCGTACCGCCGGGTGGTCAGCGGCGTGAAGGGCACGGCCGGACAGCCGGTGGTATTCGTGGTGAACAACGGTGACACGGCCGTTGACCTGTCCACCCTGAGCGGCGGCGGGATTCCGTTGCTGGGCACCTTCACGGGCACCACGCTGACGGAGATCACGGGGCGCACCCATGATCTGAGCGTCAGCAGTGGGAAGCTGGTCGGCACCCTGGCTCCCCGCAGCGTGCTCGCCGTGACCGCCCCGGCGGGCAGTGGCGCGAGCGGTACCGTCAATCCCGCCCTGCCGGAGGTCACGGCCCTCGCAGCGACGCCCGGCGACAGCGCCGTGAACCTCACGTGGACGCCCAGCACCGATCCGGCCGTGAGCGGCTACCGCGTCTACGCGAAGACCGGCACGGGCGCCGAGCGGCTGCTGAACTTCGCGCCCCTCCCGGCGACCCAGGGCTCGTACCTGGCGCGAGGCGTCACGAACGACATCGCCACGACCTTCCGGGTGGTCACGGTGGACGCGGGCGGAGCCGAGAGCAAGGGCGCGACGGTCACGGCCACGCCGAGCGCCACGAACACCACGAAGGTGACGTTCACGGTGGACGCCCGCAGCCAGGGCAACGGCCCCATCGAGTTGCGGCGCTTCGACACCGGCAGCCAGGTCGTGTACCCCATGACGCAGAACATGCGCGGAATCTGGAAAACGCAGATCGACCTGCCGCTGTACCGCGAGATCAGCTTCAAGTTCGGCAACACCGGCGCCAGCGCGAAGAACAGCGGGTACGAGGGTGACGGCCAGGGCAACCGCAGTTACGTGGTCGGCACGGGCGGGAACGCCTACAGTGGCACCTACGACTTCATCGACGTGCCCGCGCCCACGACCGTCATCGAGGGCACCGTGAAGGGCGCCGGGACTCCGCTGGCGGGCGCTCTGGTCGAGGCGACGACCGCCAATCCCAAGCAGAACTACGCTTTGACCTTCCCGGACGGCACGTACACCCTGTTCGCCCCGGCGGGCGCGCAGACGCTGCGGGCCAGCGCGGACGGTTTCGACGCCGCCACCCGCAGCGCGACCTCGCCGCAGACCGGCGCGGACTTCAACCTGAGCGCCCTGACCGGCACGGTGGTCGGCAAGTACCGCATCGACGGCAAGCTGGGCGACTGGACGGCCCCGAAAGTGAACGTGCAGAGCCCCGCCGAGGGCGGCTTCGGCCCCGACAACAACTGGCTGACCCTTCAGGCCGACAGCGACGCCACGTACCTGTACCTGGCGTATACCTACCGGGTGAGCGGCAACTCGGCCATCGTGTACCTGGATACCAAAGCGGGTGGGGCCACGCAGGCCGACACCTTCGATGCCTGGAAACGCGCGGCGACCTTCAGCGGTGGCATGGGCGGTGTGGACGCCTTCGTCGCCCGCTTTGACAACCAGAACCCGGAACTGCGGCTGGTGACCAGCGCGACCGCCACCTCAGTCGTGAGCAGCAGCGCGTACACGGTGGTGAGCACCGGCACCCTGCCCGCCCAGACGGTTGAAATGGCCATTCCGTGGACCGCGCTGGGCCTGAGTGGCGCACCGGCCAGTGGCGTGAACGTGGTGGCCGGCATCTTCGGCGGCGACGGCTACGGGGCTGGGGACATCATCCCGGATGCGGGCAGCACCCCGGCCGGCGCGAACACCCGCGACTGCGCCAACTCGTGCCGCGCGACCTTCACCGCACCCCTGAACGTGAAGTAA
- a CDS encoding DUF47 domain-containing protein yields the protein MVLSKFMPSNPKFAAKFAEGARNAHVTAQALVDLLENYTDVETKVQRVRDLEHEGDRISREVTNLLAESFIVPFDREDIISLRDELDDLVDDMEDAARKLSLYGVERPLPQMAQLARVVEQQCALLAQGMPMIEDAGKARELAQIAVQIRTLEDEGDTISDEVQRTLYHGVTDVPGMIRAMRGGEIANLIEDASDQAQRVAKTVESILLKNA from the coding sequence ATGGTTCTATCCAAATTCATGCCCAGCAACCCGAAATTTGCGGCCAAGTTCGCTGAGGGCGCCCGCAACGCCCACGTGACCGCGCAGGCCCTGGTGGATCTGCTCGAGAACTACACCGACGTCGAGACCAAGGTGCAGCGTGTCCGGGATCTGGAACACGAGGGCGACCGCATCTCGCGCGAGGTGACGAACCTGCTGGCCGAATCGTTCATCGTGCCCTTCGACCGCGAGGACATCATCTCGCTGCGCGACGAGCTGGACGACCTGGTGGACGACATGGAGGACGCCGCGCGCAAGCTGAGTCTGTACGGCGTGGAGCGCCCCCTGCCGCAGATGGCGCAGCTCGCGCGGGTGGTCGAGCAGCAGTGCGCGCTGCTCGCACAGGGCATGCCCATGATCGAGGACGCCGGAAAGGCCCGTGAACTCGCGCAGATCGCCGTGCAGATCCGCACGCTGGAGGACGAGGGCGACACCATCAGCGACGAGGTGCAGCGCACCCTGTACCACGGCGTGACCGACGTGCCCGGCATGATCCGCGCCATGCGCGGCGGCGAGATCGCGAACCTGATCGAGGACGCCAGCGACCAGGCGCAGCGCGTCGCGAAGACCGTCGAGAGCATCCTGCTCAAGAACGCGTAG
- a CDS encoding inorganic phosphate transporter yields the protein MDTALISLIVIVALALIFDFINGFHDTANAIATSVATRVLTPAQAIAMSAVLNVVGALTGTAVAKTISKDILPQQYSTLEVVGATLLSAIAWNLFTWWRGLPSSSSHALVFSLVGAGVAAGGWGIIIPKGVQKTLMGLVYSPILGFLVPIVLMFLLAWLVLRRMRPRLVTRNFRVLQIFSAAFMAFSHGGNDAQKTMGIITFALAGYLGTTLDTVPLWVILAAATAMGLGTAIGGWRIIKTMGFKVVDLKPVDGFVAETSAALIIEVASRLGIPVSTTHTISTAIMGVGTTKGFRKVKWQVAGRIVQAWIFTIPTCIALGWLLYKLVILLGL from the coding sequence GTGGATACTGCCCTGATCTCCCTGATCGTGATCGTCGCTCTGGCGCTGATCTTTGACTTCATCAACGGCTTTCACGACACTGCGAATGCCATTGCCACCTCGGTCGCCACGCGGGTGCTCACGCCCGCCCAGGCGATCGCCATGAGCGCCGTCCTGAACGTGGTGGGTGCGCTGACCGGTACGGCCGTCGCCAAGACCATCAGCAAGGACATCCTGCCACAGCAGTACTCCACCCTGGAGGTCGTGGGCGCCACGTTGCTCAGCGCCATCGCCTGGAACCTGTTCACGTGGTGGCGTGGCCTGCCCAGCAGCAGCAGCCACGCGCTGGTCTTCAGCCTGGTCGGGGCGGGCGTCGCCGCCGGCGGGTGGGGCATCATCATCCCCAAGGGCGTGCAGAAGACCCTGATGGGCCTGGTGTACTCGCCGATCCTGGGCTTCCTGGTGCCGATCGTGCTGATGTTCCTGCTGGCGTGGCTCGTACTGCGCCGCATGCGACCCCGGCTGGTCACGCGCAACTTCCGCGTGCTCCAGATCTTCAGCGCGGCCTTCATGGCCTTCAGCCACGGCGGGAACGACGCGCAGAAGACCATGGGCATCATCACCTTCGCGCTCGCCGGGTACCTGGGCACCACCCTGGACACCGTGCCCCTGTGGGTGATCCTGGCCGCCGCGACCGCCATGGGCCTCGGCACCGCGATCGGCGGGTGGCGGATCATCAAGACCATGGGCTTCAAGGTCGTGGACCTGAAGCCCGTGGACGGCTTCGTGGCCGAGACGAGCGCCGCGCTGATCATCGAGGTCGCCAGCCGCCTGGGCATCCCGGTCAGCACCACGCACACGATCTCCACCGCGATCATGGGCGTGGGCACCACCAAGGGCTTCCGCAAGGTCAAGTGGCAGGTCGCCGGGCGCATCGTGCAGGCCTGGATCTTCACGATTCCCACCTGCATCGCGCTGGGCTGGCTGCTCTACAAGCTGGTCATCCTGCTAGGACTGTAG
- a CDS encoding ABC transporter substrate-binding protein: protein MSAPRRIVSLLPSATDLLFDLGLGDRVVGISHSCDHPGVAGRSVLTRSIVDSGAPQAEIDRAVSEAVRAGLALYTVDGPLLDALAPELVVTQGVCEVCAVTPGTIEQAVRYLPGCLPAGSVLSLEGKSVAGILADLRALADAAGVPDRGETLAVRAQAEWDAVPPVAHAPRVLTLEWIDPPFTGGHWVPEQVQRAGGVNVLGAPGVDSARTTWEAIAATDPDVIVVMCCGYGLDENATFARTVLERRNLRAVQNRQVWAVDANALYSRPALGVIRGAAVLADLLRGRATDGASVRLT, encoded by the coding sequence ATGAGTGCGCCCCGGCGCATCGTGAGCCTGTTGCCCAGCGCGACCGATCTTCTCTTCGATCTGGGTCTGGGCGATCGGGTGGTGGGCATCAGCCACTCCTGCGACCATCCGGGCGTGGCGGGGCGCTCCGTCCTGACGCGGAGCATCGTGGACAGCGGGGCCCCGCAGGCCGAGATTGACCGCGCCGTGAGCGAGGCCGTGCGCGCGGGCCTGGCGCTGTACACCGTGGACGGCCCGCTGCTCGACGCGCTGGCCCCGGAACTCGTCGTCACGCAGGGCGTGTGCGAGGTCTGCGCGGTCACGCCGGGCACCATCGAGCAGGCGGTGCGGTACCTGCCCGGTTGCCTGCCCGCCGGGTCGGTGCTGAGCCTGGAGGGCAAGTCCGTGGCGGGGATCCTGGCCGACCTGCGCGCCCTGGCGGATGCGGCGGGCGTGCCCGACCGGGGAGAAACCCTGGCCGTCCGTGCCCAGGCCGAGTGGGACGCCGTGCCACCTGTCGCGCACGCGCCGCGCGTGCTGACGCTGGAGTGGATCGATCCGCCCTTCACTGGCGGCCATTGGGTACCAGAACAGGTTCAGCGGGCCGGAGGGGTGAACGTGCTGGGCGCCCCCGGCGTGGACAGCGCCCGCACCACCTGGGAGGCCATCGCCGCCACCGACCCGGACGTGATCGTGGTCATGTGCTGCGGCTACGGCCTGGACGAGAACGCCACCTTTGCCCGCACGGTGTTGGAGCGCCGTAACCTCCGCGCCGTGCAGAACCGGCAGGTGTGGGCCGTGGATGCGAACGCCCTGTACAGCCGCCCCGCGCTGGGGGTGATCCGGGGCGCGGCCGTGCTGGCCGACCTGCTGCGCGGCCGGGCGACCGATGGCGCCAGCGTCCGCCTCACGTAA
- a CDS encoding type III pantothenate kinase: MPAFPLLAVDIGNTSTVLGLADDTLNLTHTWRVRTNRDVLPDDLALQLHGLLTLAGAQTPRSAILSSVAPPVGENYQLALRRHFSVEAFSVAAMNLPDVSVELDQPDAVGADRLCNLFGAEKYMDGKDYVVVVDFGTSTNFDVIGRGRRFIGGVLATGAQVSADALFSRAAKLPRITLAAPQTAIGKNTVHALQSGLVYGYAEMVDGLLRRIRAELPGPAVAVATGGFARTIEGICREIDHYDETLTLRGLVELWASR, encoded by the coding sequence GTGCCCGCCTTTCCCCTCCTGGCCGTGGATATCGGCAACACCAGCACCGTGCTGGGCCTCGCGGACGACACGCTGAACCTCACGCACACGTGGCGCGTGCGGACCAACCGCGACGTCCTTCCGGATGACCTGGCCCTGCAACTGCACGGCCTGCTTACCCTGGCGGGCGCCCAGACGCCGCGCTCCGCGATTCTCAGCAGCGTGGCGCCGCCGGTCGGCGAGAATTACCAGCTGGCCCTGCGGCGGCATTTCAGCGTGGAGGCCTTCAGTGTGGCCGCCATGAACCTCCCGGACGTCTCGGTGGAACTCGACCAGCCGGATGCCGTGGGGGCCGACCGCCTGTGCAACCTGTTCGGCGCCGAGAAGTATATGGATGGCAAGGACTACGTGGTCGTGGTGGATTTCGGCACCAGCACGAACTTCGACGTGATCGGCCGGGGCCGCCGCTTCATAGGGGGGGTGCTCGCCACGGGCGCGCAGGTCAGCGCCGACGCGCTGTTCAGCCGGGCGGCGAAACTGCCGCGCATCACGCTGGCCGCGCCGCAGACCGCCATCGGGAAGAACACCGTGCACGCCCTGCAATCCGGCCTGGTGTACGGCTACGCCGAGATGGTGGACGGCCTGCTGCGCCGCATCCGTGCAGAGCTGCCGGGGCCCGCCGTGGCGGTCGCCACCGGGGGCTTCGCGCGCACCATCGAGGGCATCTGCCGCGAGATCGACCACTACGACGAGACCCTGACCCTGCGCGGCCTGGTGGAACTGTGGGCCAGCCGATGA
- a CDS encoding ATP-binding protein translates to MSQSHRRPSSPRAPLQAPTLPVSAVQSALDAVVDILAVVDAQGAILTVNRAWRAFMHENGGSEATCGVGSNYLRVCEQGQPPCADEGPTVAAGLRAVLVGEAESFEAEYPCHAPTRERWFRVRVTPFMDGGARFATVLHEDITERKHAEIRESDLDSEVAQVVRARTQELRTERDELDAFVGAVSHDLRAPVRHIRSFMHLLRGRADGRLTDDDRRLLDVIDGAAGRLDGMISELLGLARVSQTTLHFQDVNLAQVVLRAWANISPETQGRQIEWVARDLPVVRGDPDLLRLVFENLLGNAIKYTSGREQAKIEVGSRPGDGEWIVFVQDDGVGFDPQYTHRLFGAFQRLHSDRDFEGIGMGLANVKRIVERHGGRVWADGHPGDGATFYVAFPKPPPAG, encoded by the coding sequence GTGAGTCAGTCCCACCGCCGCCCCAGCTCCCCGCGCGCTCCACTCCAGGCCCCGACCCTGCCGGTCAGTGCCGTGCAAAGCGCGCTCGACGCGGTGGTGGACATCCTGGCCGTCGTGGACGCCCAGGGAGCGATCCTGACGGTCAACCGCGCGTGGCGGGCGTTCATGCACGAGAACGGCGGCAGCGAGGCCACGTGTGGTGTGGGCAGCAACTACCTGCGGGTCTGCGAGCAGGGGCAACCGCCCTGCGCCGATGAGGGCCCGACCGTGGCGGCCGGACTGCGCGCCGTGCTCGTGGGCGAGGCCGAGTCATTCGAGGCCGAGTACCCGTGCCATGCGCCCACCCGCGAACGCTGGTTCCGCGTGCGGGTCACGCCGTTCATGGATGGCGGAGCCCGCTTCGCGACCGTCCTGCACGAGGACATCACCGAGCGGAAGCACGCCGAGATCCGGGAATCCGACCTGGACTCCGAGGTGGCGCAGGTCGTCCGGGCGCGCACGCAGGAACTCCGTACCGAGCGCGACGAACTCGACGCCTTCGTGGGCGCGGTCTCTCACGACCTGCGTGCCCCGGTGCGGCACATCCGCAGTTTCATGCACCTGCTGCGCGGCCGGGCCGACGGTCGCCTGACCGATGACGACCGCCGCCTGCTGGACGTCATCGACGGCGCGGCCGGGCGGCTGGACGGCATGATCAGCGAGCTGCTGGGGCTGGCCCGCGTGTCGCAGACGACCCTGCACTTTCAGGACGTGAACCTCGCGCAGGTCGTGCTGCGCGCCTGGGCGAACATCAGTCCCGAGACGCAGGGCCGCCAGATCGAGTGGGTGGCCCGCGACCTGCCGGTGGTGCGCGGTGATCCCGACCTGCTGCGGCTGGTCTTCGAGAACCTGCTCGGCAACGCCATCAAGTACACGTCCGGCCGGGAGCAGGCCAAGATCGAGGTCGGGAGCCGCCCCGGCGACGGCGAGTGGATCGTGTTCGTGCAGGACGACGGCGTGGGCTTCGATCCGCAGTACACACACCGGCTGTTCGGGGCCTTCCAGCGCCTGCACAGCGACCGTGACTTCGAGGGCATCGGCATGGGCCTCGCGAACGTCAAACGCATCGTCGAGCGGCACGGTGGGCGCGTCTGGGCCGATGGGCACCCGGGCGACGGCGCGACCTTCTACGTGGCCTTCCCGAAGCCGCCACCGGCTGGCTAG
- a CDS encoding biopolymer transporter ExbD, with protein MRARARGGDAVTFDFAPMVDVVLLLLIFFFLTSSLAPRDRAVPLTLPGASTSVQQTTALPVVSVDSSGQVFLNGQPTALRELAGQLKPLLGASDGVVGLRADEKGQYGTVVGVMDEIRKAGGQKLALGTKATP; from the coding sequence GTGAGAGCCCGCGCGCGCGGCGGGGACGCCGTGACCTTCGACTTCGCGCCCATGGTGGACGTGGTGCTGCTGCTGCTGATCTTCTTCTTCCTGACCAGCAGCCTCGCGCCGCGCGACCGTGCCGTGCCGCTCACGCTGCCCGGCGCGAGCACCAGCGTGCAGCAGACCACCGCGCTGCCCGTAGTCAGCGTGGACAGCAGCGGTCAGGTCTTCCTGAACGGCCAGCCGACCGCCCTGCGTGAACTGGCCGGGCAACTGAAGCCCCTGCTGGGCGCTTCGGACGGCGTGGTGGGACTGCGCGCCGATGAGAAAGGCCAGTACGGCACGGTGGTCGGTGTGATGGACGAGATCCGCAAGGCCGGCGGGCAGAAGCTGGCGCTGGGTACCAAGGCCACGCCATGA
- a CDS encoding MotA/TolQ/ExbB proton channel family protein: MNVLDLIRAAGPLLWVLLLLSVYVVYLVAVRVQVLTRLGRDASALIERARAVTAESGSGAALAEVDRAAHPSPAVSVLRAGLSRADRGVEAASSAMQGALLVEEDRLYAGLSALGTAAQVAPLLGLLGTVIGMVRSFLVFSQTTAPTPEQLATGISEALINTAGGLIVAIVAYVARGALRARADRIATQAERVREELPGWLRRPEVSLNFEDMLPGGVRR; the protein is encoded by the coding sequence GTGAATGTCCTCGACCTGATTCGCGCGGCCGGCCCCCTGCTGTGGGTGCTGCTGCTGCTGTCCGTGTACGTCGTCTACCTGGTCGCCGTGCGCGTTCAGGTGCTCACGCGCCTGGGGCGGGACGCCAGCGCGCTGATCGAACGGGCCCGCGCCGTCACCGCCGAGAGCGGGTCGGGCGCGGCCCTGGCCGAGGTGGATCGCGCGGCCCACCCCAGCCCCGCCGTGAGCGTATTGCGGGCGGGCCTGAGCCGAGCCGACCGTGGGGTCGAGGCCGCGTCCAGTGCCATGCAGGGCGCGCTGCTGGTCGAGGAAGACCGCCTGTACGCGGGCCTGAGCGCGCTGGGCACGGCCGCACAGGTCGCGCCGCTGCTGGGCCTGCTGGGCACCGTGATCGGCATGGTGCGCTCGTTCCTGGTGTTCAGCCAGACGACCGCGCCCACGCCCGAGCAGCTCGCCACGGGCATCAGCGAGGCACTGATCAACACGGCGGGCGGCCTGATCGTCGCCATCGTCGCGTATGTGGCGCGCGGCGCCCTGCGCGCCCGCGCCGACCGGATCGCCACGCAGGCCGAGCGCGTGCGGGAGGAACTGCCCGGCTGGCTGCGCCGCCCGGAAGTGTCCTTGAATTTTGAGGACATGCTGCCTGGGGGTGTTCGCCGGTGA
- the sufC gene encoding Fe-S cluster assembly ATPase SufC encodes MTEQTAPHQLEIRNLHATVGDTEILKGIDLIVPRGELHAVMGPNGNGKSTLAKVIVGDPEYTVTQGEVLVDGVSILEMEPDERARLGVFLAFQYPVEIPGVTIANFLRLAMQARKAEGEEVSFTEFYGKLQGALKTLEWDESIVERYLNAGFSGGEKKRNEILQMLMLDPNYIIMDETDSGLDVDALKIVAKGVNSMRGPNLGGLIITHYQRLLDYIVPDKVHIILDGKVVQSGGPELAKKMDTEGYDWVKELATA; translated from the coding sequence ATGACCGAACAGACCGCGCCCCACCAGCTCGAAATCCGCAACCTGCACGCCACCGTCGGCGACACCGAGATCCTCAAGGGCATCGACCTGATCGTGCCGCGCGGCGAACTGCACGCCGTCATGGGCCCCAACGGCAACGGCAAGAGCACCCTCGCCAAGGTCATCGTCGGCGATCCCGAGTACACCGTCACGCAGGGTGAAGTGCTGGTCGACGGCGTGAGCATCCTCGAGATGGAACCCGACGAGCGCGCCCGCCTCGGCGTGTTCCTGGCCTTCCAGTACCCGGTCGAGATTCCCGGCGTCACCATCGCCAACTTCCTGCGCCTGGCCATGCAGGCCCGCAAGGCCGAGGGCGAGGAAGTCTCGTTCACCGAGTTCTACGGCAAGCTGCAGGGTGCCCTGAAAACCCTGGAGTGGGATGAAAGCATCGTCGAACGCTACCTGAACGCGGGCTTCTCCGGCGGCGAGAAGAAGCGCAACGAGATTCTCCAGATGCTGATGCTCGACCCGAACTACATCATCATGGACGAAACCGACAGCGGCCTCGACGTCGACGCCCTGAAGATCGTCGCCAAGGGCGTGAACTCCATGCGCGGGCCAAATCTGGGCGGACTGATCATCACCCACTACCAGCGCCTCCTCGATTACATCGTCCCCGACAAGGTGCACATCATCCTCGACGGCAAGGTCGTGCAGAGCGGCGGCCCCGAACTCGCCAAGAAGATGGACACCGAGGGCTACGACTGGGTCAAGGAACTGGCCACGGCATAA